The Cellulomonas oligotrophica sequence GGTCAACGAGGTCGCGATCAACTGGAACTCGGCGCTCGTGTGGCTGACCGCATGGGCCGCCGAGCAGGCGGGCGGCACGACGCCCACCCCCACGCCCACGCCGACCCCGACGGTCACGCCCACCCCGACGCCGACGCCCACGCCCAGCCCCACGCCCACGCCCAGCCCCACGGCTACCCCGACGCCCACGCCGACGTCGTCCGCGGCCTGCAAGGTCACGTACACGGCCAGCTCGTGGACGTCCGGCTTCACCGCCGCGGTCACCGTGACCAACACGGGCAGCACGGCGTGGTCGTCGTGGCGGCTCGGCTTCACGTTCCCGGGCGACCAGCAGGTCACCCAGGGCTGGAGCGCGACGTGGGCCCAGACGGGCAAGGCCGTGACCGCGACGAGCGCCGCGTGGAACGGTGCGCTGGCACCGGGCGGGTCGACGACGATCGGGTTCAACGGCTCGTACAGCGGCACGAACGCCGCGCCGACCGTGTTCACCGTGAACGGCTCGACCTGCTCCTGAGCGGTGCCCGCCCGGCGCACGCCCGGGCCTGACGACGGCCGCCGGTCCCCGTGACCGGCGGCCGTCGCCGCGCGCGGGCCCCGGTCAGCGGGGGTCGGCGCGGACCAGGGCGTTCTCGTAGGCGGCGATGACGAGCTGGGCGCGGTCGTGGGCGCCGAGCTTGGCCATGATGCGGTTCACGTGCGTCTTGGCGGTGTGCGGGGAGATGACGAGGCGGTCGGCGACCTCCGCGTTGGACAGGCCGGTGCCGACGAGGGTGAGCACCTCGACCTCCCGCTCGGTCAGCTCGGCGAGGTCGGGGTGCGGCGCGGCGGACGTCGCGGCCACGGGCAGCACGTACCGGTCGATCAGGGCCCGGGTGGCGGTGGGCGAGAGCAGGGCGTCGCCGCGGTGCACGGCACGCACGGCCGCGACGATGTCGGCCGGCTCGGCGCCCTTGCCGATGAAACCGCTGGCCCCTGCGCGCAGGGCGCCGACGACGTACTGGTCCTCCTCGAAGGTCGTCAGCACCAGCACGCGCACGGCGGCGAGCGCGTGGTCGGCGCAGATGCTGCGGGTCGCGGCGATCCCGTCGACGCCGGGCATGCGGATGTCCATGAGCACGACGTCGGGGCGCAGCCGCCCCGCGAGCGCGACGGCCTCGCGCCCGTCGACGGCCTGGCCGACGAGCTCGAGGCCGTCGGCGTAGGTGACGAGGTCGGCGATGGCGGCGCGGATGAGGGCCTGGTCGTCGGCGACGAGCACCCGCACGGGCGTCGTCGCGGCGGGGTCGGTGCTCACGTCGCGGGCTCCTCGACGTCGGAGGTGGCGGTGGGCAGGGTCGCCCGGACGGTCCAGGTGCCGCTCGTGGGGCCGGCGGTGAGGGTGCCGCGCACGGACTCGACGCGTTCGGCCATGCCCAGCAGCCCGTGCCGGGTGCCGGGACCGGTGGTCTGCGGGGCGCAGGCGTTGGTGACGGTCACGGTCAGGGTCTGGTCGTGGTGCTGCAGGCGCACGTGGGCGTGCCGGTCGGCGCCGTGCTTGTGCGCGTTGGTCAGGGCCTCCTGCACCACGCGCAGGGCGACGACGTCGACGGCGCTGGGCAGGGCGTCGAGGTCGCCGTCGCGGCGCACCGTGACCTGCAGGCCGTCGGCGGCGAGCCCGCGGACCACGTCGTCGAGGTGCGCGAGGCCGACGGCGGCGGCGGCACCGGGCTCGCGGAGGGTGGCGAGCAGGTCGCCGATCTCGGACAGGACGGTCCGGGACGCCTGGCGGATCGTGGCCAGCGCGCGCTCCGCGTCGTCGGGGCGGGTGCGCACGGCGCCGGCGGCGACGCCGGCGTGCAGGTTGATGACGGCGATCTGGTGGGCGACGACGTCGTGCAGGTCGCGGGCGATCGCCAGCCGCTCCTCCGCGACGCGCTGGCGGGCGACGGCCTCGCGGGTGCGCTCGGCGCGCTCGGCCCGCTCGGTGACGGCGGCCATGGCGGCCTGCTGCGTGCGGATCGCGTCGCCGAGCGCCCCGCCGAGGCACACGACGAGCAGGAACTGCGGCCCCGCGACGCCCACGGCGAGCGCCAGGCCCGTGACGAGCAGGGCCACGCCGATCGTCAGCAGGGTGGCGGTGCGCCGGTCGGTGCGGGTGCTGACCACGTAGACGGCGACGGCGACGGCCGTGACGGTGCCGATGTTGTAGAGACCGAGCGGGACGGTCAGCACGGTGAGGCCGAGCAGCGCACCGAGGGCCGCACGAGGGTAGCGGCGGCTGAGCAGCAGCACCGCGATCGCGACGAGGTTGACGACGAGCACGTCGGGGCGCCACCGCGGCTCGACGTCGTGCCCCTTGGCGCCGGGCTCCAGGTTGCCCGACAGCACGATCACGGACGCGAGGAACACGTCGCCCGCCACCCGTCGCCACCGCACCGTCCGACCCCGCACCGCTCGTCCCCGCCCGTCGCCCACAGCACCTCCCCCGCGTCGCGACCAGCATCGCGCACGGGCGGCGGGCGGCACGTCCACCCCGCGCGGGAGCCGCCGTACCGCGACGGCGGTACGCGGGTGCGAGCCGTGGGGCGACGCGCCGGCCGGGCCCCGCGGGGGACGGTGGGGGACGTCGGCGACGGGCTGGCGACGGACGAGAGAACGAGGCACCCGGTGGACGGACCACTCATGAGCGTGCGCGGGCTGCGCAAGACCTACGGGTCGGGCAGCGGCGCCTTCGAGGCCCTGCGGGGCGTGGACCTGGACGTGGCGGCCGGGGAGTCGCTGGCGATCCTCGGCAAGAGCGGCTCGGGCAAGTCGACGCTCATGCACCTGCTGGCGCTGCTGGACCGGCCCACGGCGGGGTCGCTGACGCTGGAGGGCGTCGAGACGTCCCGGCTGCGGGTCAAGGAGGTCAACGCGACCCGCAACCGGGCGTTCGGGTTCGTGTTCCAGCAGTTCTTCCTCAACCCGCGGGCCAGCGTCCTCGACAACGTGGTGCTGCCGCTGACGATCGCGGGCGTGCCGCGGGGCGAGCGGCGCCGGCGCGGCATGGCGGCG is a genomic window containing:
- a CDS encoding response regulator, with amino-acid sequence MSTDPAATTPVRVLVADDQALIRAAIADLVTYADGLELVGQAVDGREAVALAGRLRPDVVLMDIRMPGVDGIAATRSICADHALAAVRVLVLTTFEEDQYVVGALRAGASGFIGKGAEPADIVAAVRAVHRGDALLSPTATRALIDRYVLPVAATSAAPHPDLAELTEREVEVLTLVGTGLSNAEVADRLVISPHTAKTHVNRIMAKLGAHDRAQLVIAAYENALVRADPR
- a CDS encoding sensor histidine kinase, translated to MAGDVFLASVIVLSGNLEPGAKGHDVEPRWRPDVLVVNLVAIAVLLLSRRYPRAALGALLGLTVLTVPLGLYNIGTVTAVAVAVYVVSTRTDRRTATLLTIGVALLVTGLALAVGVAGPQFLLVVCLGGALGDAIRTQQAAMAAVTERAERAERTREAVARQRVAEERLAIARDLHDVVAHQIAVINLHAGVAAGAVRTRPDDAERALATIRQASRTVLSEIGDLLATLREPGAAAAVGLAHLDDVVRGLAADGLQVTVRRDGDLDALPSAVDVVALRVVQEALTNAHKHGADRHAHVRLQHHDQTLTVTVTNACAPQTTGPGTRHGLLGMAERVESVRGTLTAGPTSGTWTVRATLPTATSDVEEPAT
- a CDS encoding ABC transporter ATP-binding protein — protein: MSVRGLRKTYGSGSGAFEALRGVDLDVAAGESLAILGKSGSGKSTLMHLLALLDRPTAGSLTLEGVETSRLRVKEVNATRNRAFGFVFQQFFLNPRASVLDNVVLPLTIAGVPRGERRRRGMAALAQLGLDDKASNRANDLSGGQKQRVVIARALINEPRVIFADEPTGNLDTTTGAMVEDILFGLNRERGITLVVVTHDEDLAARCDRSIQIRDGLVAGEQVAA